The following proteins are encoded in a genomic region of Ostrinia nubilalis chromosome 1, ilOstNubi1.1, whole genome shotgun sequence:
- the LOC135074699 gene encoding THAP domain-containing protein 5-like — MESRNNKKCVICNKRRSRGGSPLLLSRFPLDSDRCRMWVKNAGLEDLAYVPIEKLHQLKFVCGGHFTPESFNAKGTRLKNSAIPTLELSNPILPDEVLTEFPLHVKDSNKENLKTVLYDHSYYIPKKSNPVERVPLTTTTKQLNSTCLGAVDIPDSGISAKTTFEPLPSTSNAPEHMTYKPITHDDKNICHQDAQAEILVHSYKRPKKNIEMKDTSSTFTIKEKRLWRQLQNAKKKQ, encoded by the exons atggagagtagaaacaacaagaagtgcgttatttgtaataagaggcgaagtcgtggtggatcacccttacttttgagtaggtttcctctggattctgaccg ttgtcgaatgtgggttaaaaatgctggcttagaagacttagcatatgtacctattgaaaagttacaccaactgaagtttgtttgtggtgggcacttcactcctgaatccttcaatgccaaaggaactcggctgaagaactcagctattccaacactggaattgagcaatcccatcttgccagatgaagttttgacagagtttcctcttcatgtaaaagactccaataaagaaaacctcaagacag ttctttatgatcattcatattacattccaaagaagtcaaatccagttgaacgag ttccccttacaactacaaccaaacaactaaattcaacatgtttgggagctgtggatataccagattctggtatttctgcgaaaacaacttttgaacctcttccttctacttccaatgcaccagaacatatgacctataaacccattactcatg atgataaaaacatttgccatcaagatgcacaggcagaaatattagtccacagttataaaagacctaagaaaaacattgaaatgaaag acacttcatcaacatttacaattaaagagaagaggctttggcgacagttacaaaatgcaaaaaaaaaacaataa